The following coding sequences lie in one Arachis hypogaea cultivar Tifrunner chromosome 9, arahy.Tifrunner.gnm2.J5K5, whole genome shotgun sequence genomic window:
- the LOC112710664 gene encoding uncharacterized protein, producing the protein MLEDLEKKVTLHKDTIYKGRKITTYIYARTALIALLHIHTKGKDLVRPGMTCFATSYLTLGCLNDNKGFLIKMFLSDQWTSSNFAKTKDGKIIASVVLDKVFWKEVVICLRAAYPLLHVLRMVDSEEKLAMGFIYEEMTNAKEKIRDAFQGVETSYIPIWDIIDARWGNQFHRPLHAADYYLNPQIHYSSGFKIAYELKKQFYACMEKMTGNPDLITKMDVQLEDFKTRKEFFGSKVAQNAIYTKTPAQWWDSYGDQHPELQQFAIRVLNLTCSSSGCERNWSAFEMVHTKRRNRLKAKTMNDVVFVMTNSRLAKKKQTRRSLDYDYSLDKLDSDEEWIVADEDGEEEDLDALISDPNLNDGASGNRVVGASKDPLAISYLDDDEFEELLQGPLPPASDNDEDGNAEVYETREDFITNEE; encoded by the exons ATGTTAGAAGACTTGGAAAAAAAAGTAACACTTCACAAGGACACAATTTATAAAGGTAGAAAGATTACTACTTACATATATGCTAGAACTGCTCTTATTGCACTACTACACATCCACACTAAGGGGAAAGATTTGGTGAGGCCGGGTATGACCTGTTTTGCAACTTCTTACCTTACTTTGGGATGTCTCAATGACAACAAAGGTTTCTTAATAAAAATGTTTCTTTCTGATCAATGGACTTCTAGTAATTTTGCAAAGACAAAAGATGGAAAGATAATTGCAAGTGTGGTGTTAGATAAGGTGTTTTGGAAGGAAGTCGTAATTTGCTTGAGGGCTGCCTACCCTCTTCTTCATGTGCTTCGTATGGTGGATTCAGAAGAAAAGCTGGCAATGGGATTTATTTATGAAGaaatgacaaatgcaaaagagaaAATACGAGATGCATTTCAAGGAGTTGAGACAAG ttaTATACCTATTTGGGATATTATTGATGCAAGATGGGGCAACCAATTTCATAGGCCATTGCATGCTGCAGACTATTATTTGAATCCTCAGATTCATTATAGCTCTGGTTTTAAAATTGCTTATGAGCTTAAGAAGCAGTTTTATGCTTGTATGGAAAAGATGACAGGAAATCCAGATTTAATCACTAAGATGGATGTTCAACTTGAAGATTTTAAAACTCGAAAAGAGTTTTTTGGTAGTAAAGTAGCTCAAAATGCAATTTATACTAAAACTCCAGCTCAATGGTGGGATTCTTATGGAGATCAGCATCCAGAGCTCCAACAATTTGCAATTCGTGTCTTGAATTTGACATGTAGTTCATCTGGATGTGAACGTAATTGGAGCGCTTTTGAGATG GTTCACACAAAAAGGAGAAACCGTTTGAAAGCTAAAACCATGAATGATGTTGTGTTTGTGATGACAAATTCAAGATTAGCAAAGAAAAAACAAACTAGAAGAAGTCTTGATTATGACTATAGTCTTGATAAGTTGGACTCTGATGAAGAGTGGATTGTTGCTGAcgaagatggagaagaagaagatttagaTGCTCTAATCTCAGATCCTAATTTAAATGATGGAGCAAGTGGTAATAGAGTTGTTGGTGCCTCTAAGGATCCTTTGGCAATTTCTTatcttgatgatgatgagtttgaAGAACTTCTCCAAGGACCTCTTCCTCCTGCTTCTGATAATGATGAAGATGGTAATGCAGAAGTTTATGAAACTCGTGAAGATTTTATAACTAATGAAGAATAG
- the LOC114924035 gene encoding uncharacterized protein, translated as MASTQANASENPTNIPASQSGSTAGITCKKKVAKNALGSRTDVGWEHGISVGEDGKKIQCKYCHKFFSGGVYRLKHHLVGTQKDVGACTTVSDEVKKQMWDVVSGLQVNLMKKTNMGGASPGEATKEVDTTGEKRKGKELDGNIFKKTRISTQTTINNIFKKNLREEVCLEISAFFYNNGIPFNVSRSEEYSRMFEKAIRYEQGFKAPSYHELRVPLLKKHVELVQQSLEEHREYWKQVGCTIMTDGWTDKRRRTILNFLVNSPKGTVFLKSIDASHIIKTADKIFKMIDDVVEEVGEENVIQVVTDNVANYKAAGEMLMKKKKKVVLDALCSTLH; from the coding sequence ATGGCATCGACTCAAGCTAATGCAAGTGAAAATCCGACTAACATTCCAGCTTCTCAGTCAGGAAGTACAGCTGGAATCACTTGTAAAAAAAAAGTTGCTAAGAATGCTCTTGGAAGTAGAACTGATGTAGGATGGGAGCACGGGATATCTGTTGGAGAAGATGGAAAGAAGATACAATGTAAATACTGTCATAAATTTTTTTCAGGAGGAGTTTATAGATTGAAACACCACTTAGTAGGAACTCAAAAAGATGTTGGGGCTTGTACAACTGTTAGTGATGAAGTTAAGAAGCAAATGTGGGATGTTGTGAGCGGGTTACAAGTAAATTTGATGAAGAAAACAAACATGGGTGGGGCAAGCCCAGGAGAAGCTACTAAAGAAGTTGACACTACCGGtgaaaaaagaaagggaaaagaacTAGATGGCAACATATTCAAGAAAACACGCATTAGTActcaaacaacaatcaacaatataTTTAAGAAGAATTTGAGAGAGGAAGTATGTTTAGAGATTAGTGCTTTTTTCTACAATAATGGCATCCCCTTTAATGTTTCAAGGAGCGAGGAATACAGTAGAATGTTTGAAAAAGCTATAAGATACGAACAAGGATTCAAGGCACCATCCTACCATGAATTAAGGGTGCCTCTTTTGAAGAAACACGTGGAGCTTGTTCAACAATCACTAGAGGAACATAGAGAATATTGGAAGCAGGTTGGTTGCACAATAATGACTGATGGTTGGACAGATAAGAGAAGACGGACCATCCTAAATTTTTTGGTTAATAGTCCTAAAGGGACTGTTTTTTTGAAATCCATTGATGCCTCTCACATTATTAAGACAGCTGATAAAATCTTTAAAATGATAGATGATGTGGTTGAAGAGGTTGGTGAAGAAAATGTCATCCAAGTTGTCACCGATAATGTGGCTAACTACAAAGCTGCAGGAGAAAtgctaatgaaaaagaaaaaaaaagttgttttGGACGCCTTGTGCAGCACATTGCATTGA
- the LOC112710665 gene encoding pectin acetylesterase 12 — MPQLGVEVLTMKVLLVWLGIVVVVVSSKASEAVEHRYVNASDLNLLEAHEAGRGAYTLMVGLTLIQTAAAQGAVCLDGSLPGYHLHRGYGSGANSWIVNLEGGGWCNDVRTCIYRKKTRRGSSAFMEKEIPFTGILSNKAEQNPDFFNWNRVKIRYCDGASFAGDGEHKAARLQFRGQRIWMAAMEDLMSKGMRFARQALLSGCSAGGLATIIHCDEFRGLFPRSTKVKCLSDAGLFLDATDVSGGHTLRDFFSGVVGLQGVQKNLPRTCTNHLDPTSCFFPQNLIAGIRTPLFILNTAYDSWQIQSSLAPTTADPGGNWHDCRKNYYRCSGSQIQFLQGFRNEMLNSMKGFSRSNQNGMFINSCFAHCQSERQDTWFADNSPVIREKAIALAVGDWFFNRAVVKDIDCAYPCDNTCHNLIFR, encoded by the exons atgcCACAGTTGGGAGTTGAAGTTTTAACAATGAAGGTCCTCCTTGTGTggcttggcattgttgttgttgttgtgtcaAGCAAGGCGTCTGAAGCGGTTGAGCATCGTTACGTGAATGCAAGTGATCTCAACTTGTTGGAGGCACATGAAGCTGGAAGGGGTGCCTACACTCTTATGGTAGGACTCACCCTTATTCAAACTGCTGCTGCTCAAGGAGCAG TTTGTTTGGATGGATCATTGCCTGGTTACCATTTACATCGAGGATATGGATCAGGAGCAAATAGTTGGATCGTTAATTTAGAG GGAGGAGGATGGTGTAATGATGTCAGGACATGCATTTATCGCAAGAAAACTCGGCGCGGATCTTCAGCATTCATGGAAAAGGAGATACCTTTTACAGGAATATTAAGCAATAAGGCTGAACAAAATCCAG ATTTTTTCAACTGGAACAGAGTGAAGATTCGTTATTGTGATGGTGCCTCTTTTGCTGGGGACGGTGAACATAAG GCTGCACGTCTGCAATTCCGAGGACAGCGCATTTGGATGGCTGCAATGGAGGATCTGATGTCAAAGGGAATGCGTTTTGCCCGGCAG GCTCTACTTTCTGGATGCTCAGCTGGTGGCCTGGCTACCATCATACACTGCGACGAATTTCGAGGTCTGTTTCCAAGGAGTACAAAAGTGAAGTGTCTCAGTGATGCTGGGCTATTTCTTGATGC GACCGACGTATCTGGTGGACATACACTCAGGGATTTTTTCAGTGGTGTTGTAGGGTTGCAG GGAGTGCAGAAGAATCTGCCGCGTACTTGTACCAATCACCTTGATCCCACATCG TGCTTCTTCCCACAGAACTTGATTGCCGGTATAAGAACCCCACTCTTCATTCTCAACACTGCCTATGATTCATGGCAG ATCCAGTCAAGCTTAGCTCCGACAACAGCGGACCCAGGTGGCAATTGGCATGATTGTAGAAAAAATTATTATAGGTGTTCTGGTTCACAGATCCAGTTTCTACAAG GTTTCAGGAATGAAATGTTGAATTCTATGAAAGGCTTCTCAAGATCAAATCAGAATGGAATGTTTATCAATTCATGTTTTGCTCACTGCCAATCTGAGAGGCAGGATACATGGTTTGCGGATAATTCTCCTGTCATTAGGGAAAAG GCAATTGCTCTGGCAGTTGGAGACTGGTTTTTCAACCGTGCTGTCGTTAAGGACATCGATTGTGCTTACCCTTGTGATAATACATGCCACAATCTGATCTTCAGATGA